Proteins from a single region of Candidatus Fermentibacter sp.:
- a CDS encoding PLP-dependent aminotransferase family protein: MKRSVIRELLKLTSNPEIISFAGGLPAPETFPVAEVAMATNKVLWEESDKALQYGSTEGDMRLRQDLADLMKQDGTPADPSNILVTVASQQGLDFVGKIFLDPGDTCVVGLPTYLGALQAFRSYQGRPVGVPLDDHGMRPDMLADTIRRLESENRRPKFIYVIPDFQNPAGVTIPENRRREIIRIAREGGYLIIEDTPYRQLRYTGKHEPTFQSMAPDSVLSLYTFSKILMPGFRLGWAYGPDWIIDKMVMAKQGTDLCSPPFNQAIAHHVMASGALQKGLVKTIELYARRRELMLSCLDNHLLDVPGIKWTKPEGGLFLWLTLPEGMDSDDMFHAAIREKVAYVPGSAFYPDEDDHRSMRLNFSYASEMQICEGVKRLSALIHKASVS; encoded by the coding sequence ATGAAGAGATCCGTGATCCGCGAACTCCTGAAGCTCACGTCCAACCCCGAGATCATCTCCTTCGCCGGAGGCCTCCCCGCTCCCGAGACCTTCCCCGTGGCCGAGGTCGCCATGGCCACCAACAAGGTCCTCTGGGAGGAGTCCGACAAGGCTCTGCAGTACGGCTCCACCGAGGGCGACATGCGCCTGCGGCAGGACCTGGCCGATCTCATGAAGCAGGACGGCACGCCGGCCGATCCCTCGAACATCCTGGTGACCGTGGCCTCCCAGCAGGGGCTCGACTTCGTCGGCAAGATATTCCTCGACCCCGGTGACACCTGCGTCGTGGGCCTCCCGACCTACCTCGGCGCCCTCCAGGCATTCCGCAGCTACCAGGGAAGGCCAGTCGGAGTTCCCCTGGACGACCACGGGATGCGGCCCGACATGCTCGCCGACACCATCCGCAGACTCGAATCCGAGAACAGAAGACCCAAGTTCATATACGTCATCCCCGACTTCCAGAACCCCGCGGGGGTCACCATCCCCGAGAACAGGCGCCGCGAGATCATCCGCATCGCACGGGAGGGCGGCTACCTGATCATCGAGGACACTCCCTACAGGCAGCTCCGCTACACCGGCAAGCACGAGCCCACCTTCCAGTCGATGGCTCCCGACTCCGTCCTCTCCCTCTACACCTTCTCGAAGATCCTCATGCCGGGCTTCCGCCTGGGCTGGGCCTACGGGCCCGACTGGATAATCGACAAGATGGTCATGGCCAAGCAGGGGACGGACCTCTGCTCTCCTCCGTTCAACCAGGCGATAGCGCACCATGTGATGGCGAGCGGAGCCCTGCAGAAGGGTCTCGTGAAGACGATCGAGCTCTACGCCAGGCGGCGCGAGCTGATGCTGAGCTGCCTCGACAACCACCTCCTCGACGTCCCCGGGATCAAGTGGACGAAGCCCGAGGGCGGCCTGTTCCTCTGGCTGACGCTGCCCGAGGGCATGGACTCCGACGACATGTTCCACGCCGCCATCAGGGAGAAGGTCGCCTATGTCCCGGGCAGCGCGTTCTACCCCGACGAGGACGACCACAGGAGCATGAGGCTGAACTTCAGCTACGCCTCCGAGATGCAGATCTGCGAGGGCGTGAAGCGGCTGAGCGCGCTGATACACAAAGCATCAGTTTCGTGA
- a CDS encoding peptidylprolyl isomerase, with protein sequence MRIMIAAAAVAALALSACGRPEGGEPAPADSAATGGDSLAVNAPQTIEASHILIAYAGAMRAAPTVTRTAEEAAQLAADLLSQIQTGTITFEDAAIEYSDCPSGAGGGSLGQFGRGAMVPEFENAAFALQVGGISGVVETDFGYHIIKRTL encoded by the coding sequence ATGCGGATCATGATCGCAGCAGCGGCCGTCGCCGCACTGGCCCTGTCCGCCTGCGGCCGCCCCGAGGGCGGGGAACCTGCCCCGGCGGACTCTGCAGCAACCGGAGGAGACAGCTTGGCAGTCAACGCACCCCAGACCATCGAGGCGAGCCATATCCTGATAGCCTACGCCGGCGCCATGAGGGCCGCGCCCACGGTCACCAGGACCGCCGAAGAGGCCGCTCAGCTCGCCGCCGACCTGCTGTCCCAGATCCAGACCGGGACGATCACGTTCGAGGATGCCGCCATCGAATACTCCGACTGCCCCTCGGGTGCGGGCGGCGGTTCGCTCGGCCAGTTCGGCAGGGGTGCGATGGTCCCCGAGTTCGAGAACGCAGCCTTCGCACTCCAGGTCGGCGGGATCTCCGGCGTGGTCGAGACGGACTTCGGCTACCACATCATCAAGAGGACCCTCTAG
- a CDS encoding RluA family pseudouridine synthase: METLSLRVEDGETGLRLDSFLALKAPGLSRSYISTLIVNGRVLLQGCHVTKPSHRVKPGEEFVLEVPDPVGIDLTPEPMDLDIAYEDDHLLVIFKPAGLVVHPSPSSPAGTLVNALLAHCSAGLSGISGELRPGIVHRLDKDTTGLLVVAKDDRTHAGLSAQLAARTVKRRYLALVWGRPDPPAGRVDAPIGRDPGQRKLMRITTTGRRAVTNYRVMREFDLACMLECRLETGRTHQIRVHMASMGCPVIADARYGGMRPRGMPSTASARAYVADVVRLAGHQMLHAETLGFIHPVTGEELEFNAAPPLEFHLALKRLEEGT; the protein is encoded by the coding sequence TTGGAAACTCTCAGCCTGAGGGTCGAAGACGGCGAGACAGGGCTGAGGCTGGACAGCTTTCTGGCTCTGAAGGCGCCCGGCCTCAGCCGCAGCTACATCTCCACCCTGATAGTCAACGGGAGGGTTCTCCTCCAGGGCTGCCACGTGACCAAGCCCTCGCACAGGGTGAAGCCGGGGGAGGAGTTCGTCCTCGAAGTGCCCGACCCGGTCGGGATCGACCTGACCCCGGAGCCCATGGACCTCGACATAGCCTACGAGGATGACCACCTGCTGGTCATCTTCAAGCCTGCCGGGCTGGTGGTGCATCCATCCCCCTCGTCTCCGGCCGGGACCCTCGTCAACGCCCTGCTCGCGCACTGCAGCGCAGGCCTGTCGGGCATATCCGGCGAACTCCGCCCCGGGATCGTACACAGGCTCGACAAGGACACCACCGGTCTCCTCGTGGTCGCGAAGGACGACAGGACGCACGCCGGCCTGTCGGCCCAGCTCGCGGCACGGACGGTGAAGAGGCGCTACCTCGCTCTCGTGTGGGGGAGACCCGATCCACCCGCGGGAAGGGTCGACGCTCCGATAGGCAGGGATCCCGGACAGCGCAAGCTCATGCGCATAACGACCACCGGCAGGCGCGCCGTGACCAACTACAGGGTCATGAGGGAGTTCGACCTGGCCTGCATGCTCGAGTGCAGGCTCGAAACCGGGCGGACCCATCAGATCAGGGTCCACATGGCCTCGATGGGTTGCCCGGTGATCGCCGATGCCAGATATGGCGGCATGAGGCCCCGCGGGATGCCGTCCACCGCTTCGGCGAGGGCCTACGTGGCCGACGTCGTGCGCCTCGCCGGCCATCAGATGCTCCATGCCGAGACACTCGGCTTCATCCACCCCGTCACCGGGGAGGAGCTGGAGTTCAACGCCGCTCCCCCCCTCGAGTTCCACCTGGCGCTGAAGAGGCTCGAGGAGGGGACCTGA